A single Anopheles arabiensis isolate DONGOLA chromosome X, AaraD3, whole genome shotgun sequence DNA region contains:
- the LOC120906583 gene encoding probable alpha-aspartyl dipeptidase, with the protein MGKRQLLLMSSSAVHGFGYLEHAESDLTSFLKHNSVQEVLFVPYALTDHDGYTERVGSVLRKLGFGCTGIHTAPDPVRAVQTAQAIYIGGGNTFLLLDTLYRRQLVGPIRERVLHHGVPYVGSSAGTNVATRTIQTTNDMPIVQPASFEALALVPFNINPHYLDPEPNGTHKGETRPERINQFHELNAAPVLGLAEGTALFVDGDRATLIGPQPAVPGTPYDARLFRKGEESVLYKVGSDLSFLLRE; encoded by the exons ATGGGCAAGCGGCAACTGTTACTGATGTCGTCCTCGGCGGTGCACGGATTCGGATACCTCGAGCATGCCGAATCGGATCTGACCAGCTTTTTGAAGCA CAACAGCGTGCAGGAGGTGCTGTTCGTGCCGTACGCCCTCACCGACCACGACGGGTACACCGAGCGGGTCGGCAGCGTGCTGCGCAAGCTCGGCTTCGGCTGCACCGGCATACACACCGCGCCGGATCCGGTCCGGGCGGTGCAGACCGCCCAGGCGATCTACATCGGCGGCGGCAACACGTTCCTGCTGCTCGACACGCTCTACCGGCGGCAGCTGGTGGGACCGATCCGCGAGCGCGTCCTGCACCACGGCGTACCGTACGTCGGCAGCTCGGCCGGCACGAACGTGGCGACACGCACCATCCAGACGACGAACGATATGCCGATCGTGCAGCCGGCCAGCTTCGAGGCGCTCGCGCTCGTCCCGTTCAACATTAACCCGCACTACCTCGACCCGGAACCGAACGGCACGCACAAGGGCGAGACGCGCCCGGAGCGCATCAACCAGTTTCACGAGCTGAACGCGGCACCGGTGCTCGGGCTGGCCGAGGGTACCGCCCTGTTCGTGGACGGTGATCGGGCCACGCTAATCGGGCCGCAGCCGGCCGTACCCGGCACACCGTACGATGCGCGCCTGTTCCGCAAGGGCGAGGAGTCGGTGCTGTACAAGGTCGGCAGTGATTTGAGCTTTTTGCTGCGCGAGTGA